aagtgAAGGTTCCAGCatgttttaaattcataaaaattacAGTCATTTGTCAATCAAAGAAACAGAGAATTCTGGGTCGATGGTCGTCCAAGATCAGAGCCCCcgcccttaaaaaaaaaaaaaaaaaaaaacgcacatgAAGactacactgaaataaaatataagtgATGGTACTGTCTCCTGCAGCCCTGAACACAGAAGaattgtgctgtgatgtcatcaacaACTGGCATACCTGACCCATCTGGAGTGAATGCTTGCAGATTTGGTGTCTCTTTTGTCTCTGGTGTCTAAATAAAGCATGACTTATTTGTTCTGGCAATGCCTTGCTGAAAACAGTACACTCTCAATTGCTGGAAACAATGGCATAGATGTTTGTCAGTTTAATAAATTTGATAACTATTTGTTAAGTAATCCCATCATGTATCTAAAATAAggtatattttcagtttacacTTAGATAACACAACATTCTTCTTGAGTCACTGGAAAAAGTGGCTGAATTTTACTATTGGTGCCTGTCAACAAATATTGCTTAAGACCAAATATAATGCTGACTTTTGCACATGTTACTGTGTTCTTATTGGCTTTTGCAATATGTTTGCATCAGCTCAGGATTCAAGTGGTGTAATGGTTCTCCTTCtgtatattatttgtatattatcCCACCGTATAATCTGATTCTCCTTGAACAGCTGGGCTTCAGTCGGTTCTTTGTCATGTGTTGTTAGGTAAATTCACATGATTTCCCAAAACAGCAGATTCTCATGAGAAAAACTTCCCTTTTTGGTCAGCAAGGAACCTTGATGTCTCATAGAAAATGCGCACGGTAACCTAATTTGGAACTAGCCATGTGCTTCCTATTTCTTAAATTAGATAGATGCTGCTATGTTTGGTAACTGGGCTTCAATTAATTAACTCAATTCAACACTATTCCTACACACTATCttgattatttttctcaaaGTCTGTCGTGGAAAATAATAAGATATTTTGTCTTAACATAATGAAAAAGATTTTGTTTATGTTAAAGATGTGAACATTATACTCTGAACAGCGCTTAGTTTTCCACTGTTTATTGCTGTCTTcggaaatcaaatcaaatatcgAATAAAGTACTGTaagtttaataatattttaaaaagcgacattttaatgaaagcagAATAACAATAACCCCAATTTAGATTGTAGCCTACTGTCTCTAAATTCATCAGAATTTCAGTCAATCCTAAATATAGATCCATAAGCTTATTACTACAACCTGACATTAGAATACAATGTACACatgaatgatgtttttgttgttgttgttattattataattattttgacTGATTTAGCTAAAAACGAAAAGCGCTGTTTCGTTAGGTGAGATCGACCGCCTTGTCTTTCAAAAGGAGACGAAGAAAACGGAAGTAATGTTCCCGGCTTTGCTAAAAAGGGAATTGCTGAAGGGATTCTATAATATAGTCACAGCGAAAAGTTTACGTTTACCCTGCAGACGCATTTTACTTATATGAATAGAAGAGCCAAAAATTACCTAACTAACCTTACATTGCTATCTAGCAAATCGGGGATAACTCGTGTGTTGACAGTTTCAAAATTTCAACTTCGAGTCATATTTTTGGGCCAACTCTTCAAAAGATAGCTAACAAGCTAGTTTGCTAGCTGCCTCGGGCAAGGTAAGAAGTTGCTTGCCAAGTTTTGGATACCTAGAGAGTGGGAGTTTTACTTCCTGGACACAATGACATTTAAGTTGTATTGTTGTGAAATTTCATAAACTGTCTATCTATCGGTTTGTCAGCTCGATGACAAGCTAGCATGTTTAACTAACTAGCTATTTTAGTCAGACTGACTGGATTATGGTTAGAACTTGATGTTAAATTTACCCTTTGGAATGCACCACGGTAGCTTACTAATTGTTAgttggctagcaagctagttagctaactgttAGCTGGCTAGGTAGTCTAGTTAGAGTGCTTGTCCTAGGCTAACTTACctagcaaataaaataatatgcatCAACATATCagtcaatatatatatatatatatatacagcattgttttacattcatttccttGTAGTCTCAGCCTTTTGGTTATATTTTAGTTACACGGTATAAATGGCTGCTCTGAAATCAGTCCCTTGCATGAACGAGACGAACAGCTGTCACAGGACGCAACGTTAGCTAATAGCCATGACCCTTTTAACCTGATTATGCAATTAACGttaagaaaatatttcttcaaAGGATGACGCGATTGTATTTGGAGGCTTTTCTGCCTTAAACTCTGGAAGTGATTTTGCAAAACCAGGATTACAACATTTGGACGCAGAAACTGTCACAGGCTGCCTAGTGTCCTTTTGCTTCAACAGTTGTTGTTTAGCGTAGCTGAAGCTAGTGGGTTTGACAAAAACATATTGTACCATGTAGCATGCAGTAGCCGTAAGGATATCAAAGGTTTCCATTTCACTGACCGCATTTAATTGGAGCGTGTGAGATATATAACGCTTTAATTAGCTAAGCTAAATCAACTTGAATTGGAGTAacaatgtgaataaaatgttgtttacacAGAATTAATCCTGTTTTGtgagcatttaaaaattgtttgaCGTCACTCACAAAGAAGCAGTTTGTGACTTTCTAATACATGTTGAACATCCTTAAGGATCAGATGTGCAGGTTCATAACTTGTACTGTATGAGCATAGGTTGAGGCACATACAGTGCAAGGAATGAAATTAGGtgctaaatgtgtgtgttcctgtttgtgTCAAGCCTAAGTAGCCCACATCAAAAAAGACGAAATTGACACCTGATAAATTAGCTGCAATGGCATTAATATCAAGAAGATCAGATCAAAAGTAACACTGGAGTGATTTTATGTTCATGCCCTTCATGTGTAGAACACCATGGCAAGTGCGCCACCATTGGAGACAGCAGTGCCTGTGGGGACTTCTCCACCTCCCTCATATGAAGAAGCCATGAGTCAGCCATACCCACAGTACCTACAGGGCCCTGTACCTCCTCCCCCGGGCTACACCAAGGACACTCAACAACCACATCTCCCACAAGCCTGTGGCCCACCCATAACCATCCCACCAGCCACTAACCAGCCAGCCAGTAGGTTGTTTTATAACAATTTATTTGTTGGGAATCTGTCAGTGTCTCCATGtccctttctctgtcattcCCCAAGAAAATACTTTCTGGGTTTATGTACTCTTTTGCTTTCTGCTCTGGGTTTGACCTTCTTTCCAGctgatttttcttgtttttgtaatcTACTTCAGTGTCACCCCACATAAAGATGAGAAAGTACTGCTTCACCTCTCCGTCTCTATGCGTCGTACCTGTGTTCTTAGGATGCTATCCAAGATATGCCtcagtacagtgcagtgtgaaaagggactaaatctgagtgaaattgttgtaaaatTGTTTACATGGTAAAAACAAGGCCATGACTTGGTTCtaactgaaatgcaaaataatttcacTCAGTGAGGCCTTCAAAGCAAAATAATTACAGGTTGTGATATCCTTTTCTATAATCACCATACAAAAACCTGCTTCCCAATTGTTTTCtgatgttttacatattttccagAAAGATCTGAAGACATTACTTCAAAATGTAGCACctcattacatttacagatGACAATGTGTGAATATAACAgtgtttacactgaaaatactaGGCATGAGGCAATACATTCAGTCTATGACATGGTACTGTTTGTGAAATGGAATTCACCgaacagatttattttaaaatgatattcctcaagaaataatgctgataagaaaacaaaaaatacaacatggTTGAACAcgttttcttttatttttctttccttccttcagATATCAAATCCCTGTCTGCACCAATATTCCTGTGGTTTGAGTGTCGTATCGCTTTTATAGAATGGATCCATGATTGGCGTAACACTGCTTAGCTTGAGTCTACATAAAGTTAGAAGAGAGGCTGAAATTAACAAGTTGTATTGAGTAAATGAAATGACCAATGAAGGTAGTACCCAGTTGTTACAGTACAGTGACTTTCCTATCATTATCTAAATGGTGCTCCTTAATTCTCTGGCTAACCAGTGAATGAGCTAACTACTAAGATAACTTTTGAGATGTCTTTGTTTAAATTGTAGACTAATAGATTAGTTTTCCACAGTGGAATTTAGTTGCTGGCTTACTACAAGAACTCCTTCTTGAAAGAATGTTTCCATGTTTGGTAACTTAAGATCAGTATCTTAAATTAAGATCTCAGCGATGTGGAATGGATCAGTTACTATAGGTATGTTTGTCAATGTgcaatgattttaaaacaatgtacaaAATCTCAGTTTACGCTTGGTAGATTGGTGACACAACTGGAATGCAGACTGAACAGTTAGAGCCGTGGAATCAGGACTTCTCATTTATAAAGTACTTTTTAAGTAGCTCTGGTAAGGATTAATGGAGTAAagaagtaaaatatttttgcgAAAAATATTATAGCCATTTTTAATCTGTCACATGGTAATTGGGATCTGAGATATGCATTGTCAGAAAACATTgccaaaaacatgtcaaaacattGTCAAAAACACGTCCTTTTCTGATTTTGTCAAGttcaaaattacaatattttgtcTCATGCCTGGAATATACCATTTCAAAACGGCATTATAAACAAAACAGTGGTGAAATAGCGCTGTGGTCTCCACTTCATTATGGACAGAGATTTCATTTCTGGGTGATGCTGAGCTCTGTTAGTGACCCTGACATCATTATAAGGTCTTCCTAATCACAGTAACTCTTAAACAGATTCATATACATGTTGCCGTAGAACAGTACAGGGGGCAgacaaaataattaatgaattgtttggtgtttccattaaCTAATAAAGAGTTGGGCTGcactttgccttcagaacagttTCAGTCCTTCTTAGAATGCTGTTATACAAAATTATAGGCCTGTATGTTATAGCTGTTTCTTGTGGAATATTGGACCATTTTTCTACAAGAAAAGTATTCACTGAAATGGAGATGTGCCCTCAACCTGTGGGTTTAAGGAAGCCTTCAATCTACAGGTAGTATGGGTTGtaggcttcctttggctttctctaAACATAAACCTGACCAGATCtataaaaaggaataaaagtggactcatcagaccatattatTTCCTGTCACTGCTCAGAGGTCCAGGTTTTGTGGTCACTAAACCAGGTTATACATTACTGCAcattggccttggttacaagcaATTTCTGAATGGCAGCCTGACCATAACTGTCAGCTTTGGGAAGCTCACAATGTATgatttttgttgagactggggTAACAGAGGTGTAGATGCAGTTTGGAAATTTTTGAGGCTGTTTTGTGATTCAGAATCTACCCTGTTTAGTGTCTATCCCTGTCGGTGAGCATTCCTCATTCCTGCTTTTCCTCATCTGTTCCCTTggaaacatgaaataatttgcTCTTTCAGTGACAGGTGCGATTTAGACTCAAACTGTTTGACCTCTTTCAGTTTGTTAGATCAAAGTTTGTTCAGTTTGATCAAGTTTGTTAGATATGTTGATTTAGAAGCTCATATATaatgtgttgattttaaaatgtcttttataaCTTAAACATATTGCTAGTTAGTAGTGACGTTGATATGAAACACATTAATTTTGATTTAGTCACTACAGAATTTGAGACCTTTTCCATCTggtatttccattattttgtctaccccccTATGTagtgtttaatattttacaaagaGGATAAATCAACAACTTCGGAATTATGGACACTGGCTGATACAGTTCACATGGTTCATCAGTACTTTACCTCCTCGTTAGAGATGTACTTTGGTATTTTTGGATCCAGTTGGAACCACCTGACAGTAACCATTTGATATGAATTATATTGTAAGTCTCATACCACtatcagtgttttttaaatgaactttatattgtataattttcttttaaattattcagcTACAGTAAGCTGCAAATGTTTGAGTAGAGTACTTCAGTGGCCATCTGGTTTGCCTTTTAAAGAACACTGGCTAAGGTCTTTAATTTTATGACATTGTATGTTAGATACAGcccatgtttacattttattcaaggTTTGTACCAGACCCCAAATTCTCGCAATTTACTgtaattgtttctgtttcaaaaaGAAGTCTCCTAACACAACAGCTGGCATTGGGAGGCGGAAGAAGTGGTGCTAGATTCTCAAAGACGGCATTGTCTCCATGCACAAATAACACATAAGTACATCAGGTGGATGCAATCTCTGCAGTCGCAGACTGTGCAAACACAGAGTTTCTCTGAGAATTGGCATTGCATTCCCATAGACATAGATTGACTCTGGAAAGGTCTGGTTGACCATTCAGCAGCATTAGTCATTGAagttttgaaattcatttctgtgGCTCCCTTCAGTGGTTGACTGTAAATATCTAACCCATAATATACTGCATATTAGTCTGTTGATTACAAGGAATTCTCTAAATAAGAATTTATAAGCCTCATGTTTTAAACCTAGTGTTTATGTTTCTAAACAGAAAATTTTCATATCTGTCAGTTTCTGTGCAGACAGTCGTTGTGCAGTCAGCTCTGGTGTTCAAGGATCAGCCGGTGCAGGCACACTGCCCTGTGTGCTTGCAGATGGTGATGACACGCATTGAGCACCACTCTGGAACGCTGGCCTGGCTCACCTGTGCTGGCCTCTTCATCTTCGGGTAGGCTGAACAAACTATGAAAGTCTGAATATTATCTGGCTAGCCCCAGGGATCTATCTGGGCTTTATGTCATGCAttatgtcttttaaaatgactaGTTTTGGAATCATCATGTGTAATCATGCTTGCTGACATGATATGAGGGTCATGGCTTTGTGTAGATGATAAACAAATCTTTTCCTGTCTTGTTGTAGTTGTTCCTATGGTTGTTGCCTGATTCCTTTCTGTGTGGATGGCCTGAAGGATGTGACACATTATTGTCCCAACTGCAACAATGTCCTTGGAGTCTACAACCGCCTCTGATGccacaaggcacactgaagaCATTAAAGGTGTGCAGGTGGACCATATTACTCATACCACACAACCGCACTACTCACTCAAATGAAGGGGCTTCTATTTAAATGGTCTGCATGGCCATTTTTGCCTAGTGATTAGAGTTGAAGACGGCATTAAAAGCTTTATGTTATGCATGTAGTTACGTGTGTCATAACTTGCATCACTTTTAACTCCTTACATTTTGCAGTAACTCCTCCAGTAAGCACTAACTCTCACTTCTTAAGAAACATCATTGATTTTCTGACTTAACTTTGAAAGGATTTTACTCACCCTCTAAAGTGTTTGACTGTGGTTAaaaacaaccaccaaaacaatCTTCTGGCATTGCTGAAAATTTACCAGTTCaaaattttcattgtttaaataaaatgctcaCAATGAATCAGCCAAATTCACATGTACATGAAGTGCAGTTCTTTTCATTATCATGTTGAAAGTATgccctgttttgttttggcttaTTACAGACATGCTTGAGTAATAGCTTGAATTGTATAGATAATACTTTGTatatcatgttttgtttgttaatgtaaatgaattcagGGCtgagttttttgtgtgtgttatgttcagattttactttttatttgttggtGGTATGTAAAGGGCTAATTGtttctttatgaaaaatatgcaattataatgtaaatacataatacaCAAGCCCAAAATATTGAGTAATTGCTACCTTTTGCCTGCATTTTTGCTCCTTTTAACCATGGCAGAATTCATAATGTTGTGtaaggagcagaaaaaaatgacacattacacTTTTCTGTCCTTTCTTGTGATGGATAAAATGCTTTGTCATTTGTGAGCATTCTGTACGCTGTCggtttctgtatgtgtatgttctTCTGTACATTGTAATGCATAGTTTTAATGTGAtgattaatgtaatttattcatACATAATATACAGTGTTGGATATTTTA
This genomic stretch from Megalops cyprinoides isolate fMegCyp1 chromosome 1, fMegCyp1.pri, whole genome shotgun sequence harbors:
- the LOC118792538 gene encoding lipopolysaccharide-induced tumor necrosis factor-alpha factor homolog gives rise to the protein MASAPPLETAVPVGTSPPPSYEEAMSQPYPQYLQGPVPPPPGYTKDTQQPHLPQACGPPITIPPATNQPAISVQTVVVQSALVFKDQPVQAHCPVCLQMVMTRIEHHSGTLAWLTCAGLFIFGCSYGCCLIPFCVDGLKDVTHYCPNCNNVLGVYNRL